In Humulus lupulus chromosome 7, drHumLupu1.1, whole genome shotgun sequence, the following are encoded in one genomic region:
- the LOC133788595 gene encoding inorganic pyrophosphatase TTM2-like isoform X2, translated as MALPDDLKTKVSIDDDFAASPIEALSRASADRRMKHLGRGVSQSYSNQRDKTMAKLTKLAVNHRRFDGRAPDSPAPLSNQGIITQLSEQISTLNERMDEFTSRIEELNSKFSVRKVSASQQNLAMQAETCNGSGPTSLYVTGLSNGSLTGSLLPNSSSSSQLTKESPLMEEMMSLTAVLKFGKITIIKLSF; from the exons ATG GCACTGCCAGATGATTTAAAGACAAAAGTCAGCATAGATGATGATTTTGCTGCAAGCCCTATAGAAGCTCTTTCCCGAGCATCAGCAGATAGAAGAATGAAGCATCTCGGCCG AGGTGTGTCACAATCATATTCAAATCAGAGAGACAAGACTATGGCCAAGCTAACTAAACTGGCTGTTAACCACAGAAGGTTTGATGGAAGGGCCCCAGATTCACCTGCACCACTTTCAAACCAG GGAATTATAACTCAACTTTCTGAACAAATTTCTACTCTAAACGAAAGGATGGATGAATTTACATCTCGCATTGAAGAATTGAACTCCAAATTCTCTGTCCGGAAAGTCTCAGCCAGCCAACAAAACTTGGCTATGCAGGCTGAAACCTGCAATGGTTCGGGACCCACTTCTCTTTATGTCACCGGATTAAGTAATGGTTCTTTGACTGGTTCACTCCTGCccaattcttcttcttcttctcaattGACTAAGGAGTCCCCACTGATGGAAGAGATGATGAGTCTGACTGCTGTTTTAAAATTTGGCAAGATAACAATAATCAAGCTTAGTTTTTAA
- the LOC133788595 gene encoding inorganic pyrophosphatase TTM2-like isoform X1, which yields MDMKVQGKDQLYVKFVAEQLGLDGSYVPRTYIEQIQLEKLVNDVMALPDDLKTKVSIDDDFAASPIEALSRASADRRMKHLGRGVSQSYSNQRDKTMAKLTKLAVNHRRFDGRAPDSPAPLSNQGIITQLSEQISTLNERMDEFTSRIEELNSKFSVRKVSASQQNLAMQAETCNGSGPTSLYVTGLSNGSLTGSLLPNSSSSSQLTKESPLMEEMMSLTAVLKFGKITIIKLSF from the exons ATGGATATGAAGGTGCAAGGGAAAGATCAGCTATACGTTAAATTTGTTGCAGAGCAGCTGGGCCTGGATGGTTCATATGTTCCTCGTACTTATATTGAACAGATTCAGCTGGAGAAACTTGTAAATGATGTTATG GCACTGCCAGATGATTTAAAGACAAAAGTCAGCATAGATGATGATTTTGCTGCAAGCCCTATAGAAGCTCTTTCCCGAGCATCAGCAGATAGAAGAATGAAGCATCTCGGCCG AGGTGTGTCACAATCATATTCAAATCAGAGAGACAAGACTATGGCCAAGCTAACTAAACTGGCTGTTAACCACAGAAGGTTTGATGGAAGGGCCCCAGATTCACCTGCACCACTTTCAAACCAG GGAATTATAACTCAACTTTCTGAACAAATTTCTACTCTAAACGAAAGGATGGATGAATTTACATCTCGCATTGAAGAATTGAACTCCAAATTCTCTGTCCGGAAAGTCTCAGCCAGCCAACAAAACTTGGCTATGCAGGCTGAAACCTGCAATGGTTCGGGACCCACTTCTCTTTATGTCACCGGATTAAGTAATGGTTCTTTGACTGGTTCACTCCTGCccaattcttcttcttcttctcaattGACTAAGGAGTCCCCACTGATGGAAGAGATGATGAGTCTGACTGCTGTTTTAAAATTTGGCAAGATAACAATAATCAAGCTTAGTTTTTAA